The genomic region CTTTAGATATTAATATAGAAGCAGATCTTATTGGGAAATTCACAGTAACGTCAGAGAATCCAATGGAGGGTAAGAAATCCATATGTTCTTTGGGCATGTACAggtagaaattattttcttgcaGAGTCTTTTACTTGTGTTAAATTTGTGTGTTAAATTTGATAGCTAATTCCAAAGATTCATCTGCAGCTGGTGAAGGTTTGAAATCTTCATTGGGAGGATAGCCTTGTATCCCATTTGGTTCTAGGATGCAAAGATTACCATGTGGCATCTTGGCATTTGGCATGGCTTGCTTTTGCCAGTACTTCTGTCCTTTGCAACAGCCTCCACagaccatgtccctccagaattGTATGTACTGGTGGTTGCTAAGACTGAGAAAGATGGGCACTGCAGCTGCACTGCCATTGCCTAGACAGGTGACAATAGTGAGAGTGTGGGGATTTACATAGTAGTAGTCTATGGCTAACAATGAAATATTCAAGCAAGCAATATATGGCACCCAGCAGACCAAGAAGATAAGGGACACCCCAGCAATGCCCTTGGCATTCCGCAGTTCCAGCTGCTGCTCCAGTGCTGAAGGGGCCTGGCCTCGATTCACTGAATGAAGGAGTCTTGCAATGTTCTTCAGTTGCTTTCGGGCTATGCACAGCACTTGGATGCACATGAAGGCCATGGCAAGGATGCTGGGAATGAGAATCCCATAGGTTTCTAAGTAGAGGTAAGGCATGGGGAAGACAAGGCTGAAGGAACAGTTGAGATGGGGTTGCCACTGGTTCCAAATGAGTGGGAGGCATGCAAAGATCAAAGGAGCAGTCCAGGCCAAGAGTATGTAAAAGGCAGCCCAGCGATACACCCAAGAATTGTGATAGTGCAGTGGGTGGATGATGCACACATACTTAGCGTAGTGTACCACCAGCAAGTTGCCtaagaaagagaggaagaggaaattgggtGCCACATAGATGAAAAAGCAATAGTGGTAGCCCAATTCATTTTCAAAGGCCAGTTGGGGAACAGTTGGAagggctgccccagccagaagATCAGCAAAAAGTAGACTTAGGAAGAACCAGTTGATGGCACCATGGAGCTTCCGGTTGAAGACGATCCCAAGGATGATAAAGAGATTGGCTAAAATGATGATGACAGATAAGGGCCGTGTGAGCCAGAATATCAGCTCCTGGAACTTATTTCCTGccaaggaatttcccatcctcTGAGTGCTTTCTGAAATCAAGACTTCCTAATGGGAATGAGAAAATAACCAGTTTTATTATGAAACAAAATGAGGTAAAGGAGGCAGAGAGTTCAGTTTTGGCTCAGCAATTACATTTCCTTCTCAAACTAGTGAGGCTGAATTTGGAATAAAAAAATCACTGACATCATTGCCTTTACTTAAATAATTATCTTAATACTGAGAGATCACCTCATGAAAAAACAATTACAATGTAGCGGAACTATTACAACATGTCTGGTTTTAACATCTATTATATACATTGCACAAtaatacaaaatatattaaatataaagCAGTGCTGCATTGTTACATAATGTGTTTATACGATAAATACATGGAAGAGAGGACAGATTTTTGGTAATGTCTTAAGAGGTGAAAACCAGAAATATTGATTTCATTATCACGGTAAAATCCATCAAATGGGgggtctctccccctccctccaagtAGCCAGTTTAATAATGTACATATGTTTTGATAATCAGAATTAATGATAGAGAATGAAGtacaattgctttttaaaaaatctgtacctCAGCCGTTATGACTGGCTCCCCTTCACCACGCTGAGGCAGATTTTGCTGCCAAAATCCATGTTTGCTTGCTAtagctgagcagccccaagtaatgTGTCTCTTTTATGGTTATaaagttccttttgtcccactctgataaacagttatatttttggctttttaacccaacccagaaacttgataggggaaAAGCAGGGATGCCTCTTCTTTTTTGtatgaaatggcaccagaggctgaataactctcaaaagaaacagcaactttattgaacaggcagtgATGGAATATGAGCAGTTAGGGGATGAAATTGCTGACGTAAAATGTGTTGGTAGACcagaatactttaaaagtaataggcaaaatagttttaTTGAAGCTTAGTTTCAATATTAACAAtccgtaataataataacataataacatttggtttacaaagtatgttattattatctccacaacaaaacaccctgtgaggtgggtggggctgagagagctagaagctgtgactagagatgggcacaaacaggaaaaaaatgaacatgatgttcgttgtattgttgaaggctttcacagccggagaacaatggttgttgtggattttccaggctgtatagctgtggtcttggcattgtagttcctgacgtttcgccagcagctgtgactggcatcttcagaggtgaagatgtgacacctctgaagatgccagtcacagctgctgacgaaacgtcaggaactacaatgccaagaccaaggctatacagcccggaaaatccacagcaaccacgatgtttgttgttcgttgccatccacgaacaaggactcacaaacaaccatgaacatggccctgttcacgaacgtgttcatggttggctgttcgtgggggccagcaggctctcctccagccatcatctaagtcaagatccctactgcaccactcccagaaaccttacctgagcaggcagcaggaaaggtaccaataataaataatagcttgccccagagcctggcagcagccctggaacttgaatgggtagatccctatcccaccacacacaaagaaaattcaagctccaatgcactctctatcaaaatgccaacagcaactgtctctccctctccactgtctgcaaactaagccagatctgggagccccccctccccctgctcccttgttgtaacaaatttggagctccacacttgaaaggaagaccttcctatcaagctaaattggtcttagattggggtttccagggcaacagcaggagttcagacagagttcagacaatccctgcctaagttgccaaggcaattgtttgcaggtgccagaccgtctggcttgacaaacagcaatgaacgaggcttgcaatgaccacctgttcatttagaatggggccccacgcacagtttgttcgcgaacagcagattgggctgtttgtggctttttgtttgtattgctgtttgtgcccatctctagctgtgactgacccaaggtcacccagctagcttcaaggggaagagtgagaaatcaaacctggttatccagattagagtcccgcgctcttaaccactacaccaaactggtttaagAGTGAGAGGTGTTTTCTTTAATACTTTGAttaaagcaacaatgtttcttctcaGATTTCCCTTTTCAACTCAGGTGTCCTGAATGTTAGCTcaacactgttttccctttacaacagacctggggtcctcaaccccccccccccagacactggacaggaattattcttctttacctaagaagacataaccctattcacttggcttgaatgggagtttccactTATTACCCACACATTCTGCCAAAAACACATACCCAGTTCTATCTTGGTTGTGTAAATGGGTTacaacttgtgctggcttttatacttggaatcctTAACTATAAGTCTTCCTAAAGACAATGTTGTTAAAGTTAGGACAAATATTTTCCTTTCCCTCAtttcagaggggaacctgtctgaccctcCTCGTCAGACTCTCGCATGCTTCAACTCCACTCCCAACTCCTAATtgaactcaaaatcctgtcagcaccaactgtcatcctgaaggctggttctctTAACAATGCCAGTGAAATCCTTAAAAGAAACTCTACAGTGTGTtccttaaaaaaagagaaagtctTAAAGTAATTGAAATGATTGCTCTACAAAAACTAGcttttgtgattttaaaaacctAATCTTAATATCATACCTTGTTCAACCCTTAACCATCTTGCCAAAAATCCAACTGTTTCCATGTGACATTTGATTTGGGGCACAAACCATGCTGAAAAATTAGCAGAATTTCTATTCAGTTAAAGACAGGAAACCCCGAAAGATAAACTGCATATTTAAGGAgatgaaacatttccaagcatccACTTTCTGGCcaacaactgaaaaaaaaaataactgaGGAGAGATAACATCATCAAGTCAGGGAGGGGCCAGAGGAATATGCAACTCATGGTTGCAGCTACTCTGTAGACAAGGGCCTCTAAAAGGACCAAGAAATGTTATTTTAACAAGCTCATAAAGAAGATGCAACAGGCTCTTAGAGAAAGGCTTGCGCCATCTGGCTGTGTATAACAGAAGTCAATTAAGCTATTACAGTGACATAATTGCTGGCAGAAATCCTCTCTGTTGAAGTCTTGAAACATGTAGGCTGAAAACCCAAGTGCAACAAGAGACGAAAAATAGATTGGTGGGGAAGGTGGGCCAAATAATTCAACACCTATGTTCTTAAAACAGGGATTTCCAAATTTCTAAAACATGAGGCCTgcttttttttctgaaatgaaattagAGGCTCCTTTCATGCTAACCCCAAAAAGTATAGAAATAACTTATCCTCAGAGAAGCTCACTCTCTGTGTGAGCCACTGTTCTAATTAGACAAAGAAAGATGCAGAACAGTGACTCATACAGTGTTGCAATAGACAGCCTCCTTTGTCAACAGATTCTCTGGGTTCCCAGGCGCGTTTGTTATTTAATGTATTTCTTGCAATGCATTAGCATTTCTCTATGACCCCAGCACACAGTTTGGAATTGACTATATGAAAAATTTTCTGCCTGTTATTTAATTGGTTATTCATCAAAGGTGATTGATACCTGCCTATTCCCTTTGTACATTATTGTATTGTGAACAGAAAGCTAATCCTTTATCCACAAGGCGGCTTTTAGGCAGTCATCTCAAGATGGAGAACCATATGGAGCATGGTTTTAGGAACAGATTAATACACTAATCTGCTATGCAGTTATGCCCAGTAAATTATTGTAATTGATTACAATTATAAAAAAACTAGAAATAATAAAAGATTAATGATGAGAGGCATGCTGTGAttggagcagagagagagaaagagaagagggaTTTATTACAAAAACTTGGAAATCAGGTAGAAAATTATTTCCAGTGATAGCTGTTATAATTTTGTTTCTACATGGATAAGTGGGAATTTTTTCCCTGTGGGAAAATTACTTTGGAAAATATGCAGGAGTTCTACTTATTGCGGCTGGGACCATCtaaaacattaaataaaaatctGTATCAGGGTGATCCCCATTGGTACTCACTGTTCTGCCCACTGCCATCTCAAATACTCTCACTCACATGAAGACCAGCAGAACAATTCTTCAGTGAAGAACAAGGTACCCACCTGCTTTTAGCACAACACTATAGATGTGGGGTAAATCTTGCCTAAGAATTGTGTTTCTGATCTTGCATCAGTGAAAAATGTCTACTTCTGAACAGCTGAACATGGCTAGATACTGAGTATTTCATTTGTATTATTTTATGGTAAAGTAGCTGTCTTGCACTGACTTCTGAAGGGGTATTTTGGTAAACTAGCTACAGTGGTGGTAGACAGTGCTGtagtcaacttatggtgacccttgctgaagttttcaaggcaagactctaacagaggtggttgcctACCTCTATATAGCAACTTTGGTttttgttggtggtctcccatccaattactaaccaatcgtctgagatctgatgagactgcgCAAGTCTTAATAGGCTGCATATTGCTGGACATTAAAAAGAGCTACTTGTCACATGTTCTGAACTTTCTTTTTAACATATATGTAACTGCAGCATATCAGCTAATCCAGCACTGGCCTATGATAAAGCCATAGCTGCCCACCCCTTCGCTGCCACCTCCTTATGGTAGGGATTGAGTACTAGATGAGGTGACCCACTTCCACTTCCGGAACTCCTCTACCCTGCACTTTCATTCCAACAGGCAGCAAGGAAGAGCAGTGACAATGAGAGAGCGGGAGAGTGAGCTACAACAGAAGATGCCTTGCATTGCTGCCCCCCTCAGATTTAATGCCTGCAGATCTACAGGAAGTCAAACATGAAAAAAACTCCAGCGCATGTGTGTACATGCTAACCTCCTAACATTCAAGGTCCCTAATAGCACCTAGCATCCTTGATTCAAAACAGGCAGACAGTTACCCAGGATGCTGCTTCTAAGCTCTAGAGCAAGTTAGTTTCTCTGGGTGAAATTATTGTGGGCCCCACACTATGCTAGTGCCCAGATTGCATCAGTTCAGTACTACAACCCAGTACAACCCACCACTCCCTTGTTCAACCTTCCTCCATCCTGAAAATAATTATAGCTCCAGGAATTGGACAGGAATTAACAAACCTTTTGTGGGTCGATCGGCCTCTTCTAGTCATAATAGCCATTCTATGGGTACCGGTTTCCACTGTATCCAATAGTGTTATGTTGAGAATGGCTGCATGTCAGATACTTCTTGCCTGGCCCTCCTGGGCAAAGGCTGGCCCATCTTCAGCCACTATGGCATAGCCATATAACTTTGCTCATTACGGAGGCAATAAGCCCTAACAGTCAGCTGGGCTGTGTGTTGCCAAGTGAAAAGGAAAGCAGCAAATGGTCCCTGCTGAGGAGCAGGAAGAAGGCTCTTGAGGCTGCAGGCAAGCCACAGTGAGAGACTGTCTCCCCGCCCTGTGCTGTACAGTCACACCCCTGGAGAGCGGCTGTCAAGTCCAGCTTTGTGGGGCTGCAATTCTTTAAGGGCTGAGCTGCCTCCTAGTGGCATCGGACAATGTTGAAAAGCACCACAGACCAAGACACCCATGACAAAGTGACCAGTGTCAGTTTATAATGCCTGCTTGGGTGAGGAGGCTCCCTCCTTGGGGATCTTCAGGAGGCACAGCAAGGCATGTCTGTTTGACATGGCTTTTGAGGATATTTAAATGACAGGCATCTTTCAAAGAGAGGGGGAGATACTTGGgagtttgttattttattttggtttttattGGAAATGTTTTTAACTATTATTATAAGCTAACCGAACCACAATaaaaggtggaatagaaatgttcTAATGAATGGACGAATGGGAAACGTtagtttttgtttaaaaagtggtGATGGATTCCTCCTCCCCCACTACCCACAGTGTTGCAAAATTTTGACCTCCCAGCCTGCCCCAGCTCTATCAACGTTTTTTGTAGCTCAGATggatttttctttattaaaataagaAGTCTACTGGATCAGTCCAATGTAGCACAGAGTCCTATTTCCCATGGTAGCTGACCTATGCCTTGGAAAAAACCCTGCAGGAGCACAGAGGCTAAGGGCCTCCCCCTGTTGCTGCCCCCCAAGAACCTTTTCATGCATATGTCCTTCAGAAAGAAAATGCTCTTTAGGGACTATGACCATGTCAGGATGTTTAAAAGAGGTAACGGGAAACTCGGTTCTGGGTTAGTGTTTATTTTAAGGAAGTAAGAGTTTCTGATTTTCAAAGCAGATGTTGTAATTTAATTTAGATAACTCTTAAAATTTCATGAACAGTAAAATAAGCATTTGGgcttgggagggaaggtggcataatATAGCCTGATCccctcagatctcggaagctaagctgggtcagtacttggatgagcaaccactaaggaagactctgcagaggaaagcagtgGCAAAACacgtctgcttctcacttgcctttataccccttgctggggttgccataagtcaattacaACCTgacagcatgcacacacacactcgtgcacaaatacacacacacctgGGCTTGTTGAGAGGGTTATAGAAGGAAATCACTGATTCTCCCTCATTTTTTCAAAGCTGGATACATGGCAACTGTAATTAGCAATGAAGAGTCGTCAAAAGCCCTGCAAGTAAGTTCACAGAATCCTGAAACAAATCATTCCTAGGGCAAGAGGGCCACCTAAATGCTAATTGTTGGCAATTTCTGATCTAGCTTTTCAGGTAAATTTTCTCCCACCCTCACTTCTAATTGTGACTTCTTGTAAAGAATAGATGAACTGCACAATCTGGGAGCACAATCTGGTCTCTAAGAATACTACGTCACGCAAACCTCCGTGTACAATTGAGTACATGGATCTGGAAGCAGAATTTCCTCACAGCTGCCCTGAGAAAGTAGAAAACCAAATGAGGCCAAAGCAAACTTTCCAGAGGGAATTAAAAGGAAAGAGTGTGCACACGCATCTGTGAATTTAGGATGGGAACAGGATGAAATATAATAATTATTACATTGAACAGGCTGTATCAAAAAGAAAGAGACAGCCACCCAGACAATGACACAGCAAGAGGTCTGTGTGAATCACTGGCTGTTGAGGAAGAAAGTTCTGGTAGATGCCGGTTAGCATATGGAGCGTGTTTTCTATTGAACAGGAATTGCAACATTCGAAAACAATGTTTTCTGTAAAGGCTCAAACCAGAAAGCCAGGATTCCTTTGTCCAATTCCTTGTTCTGAGGGAAAGCAgaattttgagtccagtgggatcatagagaccaacaagattttcagagtgttagCTTTTTAGAATCAGagtgactttcaaaagcttacaccctggaaatcttttaggtgtctaaggtgccactggactgagttttaaaaaaacatatggaTCCTCCTAGTAAGTGAAAATGCATGATACTGAGACTCAGGATTTCTGAGAACTGATTTGGAAAAATAGTGGAATTTGAAAGAGTTAGGAATGAGAACCAGGACTTGAGTATTCTGCTAGAGAGAGAAAGACCTCTGGGTAGTAGCCTTACTCAAGTTCCTTCTCTATACTTTGCTTACCCTATTACCAATCCTGCGCTAGATGCTAAAAAGAACATTCAAAACTTGGGCTAGTTCCTTCTCTGCGTGACTTtgggctggggggagggagcaactAGCAATGTCAAATGTCCAGACATGATCTGGACGAGACAGGAATTCAACTTTGTCCAGAGTCCAAGAACATTTTCATCCTGTCTGTAAAATGTCCAGGGGCAAAACAGTATATAAAGCAGACTCTCAATTCCCACCTTCTACCTTCTTCATCCTCCCTAAGTCTAAGAATTTGTCTAAGCATTTTTGTGTTTGGGACAGTTCTGTTTATATGCATTATCTCAGAGGTCAGAACCTCCAGTGTCATTGCAAGCAAAGAATAATCCTATGACGCAAATCGTTGAAGGAAAACAGGATCTAGAAGAACAAGGACTAAGCACATGGAGTTTTTGTGGTATCTTACTCAAGAAACTGGGGCCGATTATACATTTTCTGACATTCTGCTATGAATGTTACAGAGATGCCTCTCCCACGCTTGCTTACCAGTAATAGCTTCTGGCCATCTCTCATGGCTTGGAGATGGGAGGACACTGCTAAAGAAGACAAGATGTATGAAAGAAACCATGaatcagattttaaaataattgtttatTTTGAACACTCAAGTCAACTGCTGTTTGCCTGCTCTGCTACTATTACTTCTCCGAGAAGTGGCTGGCCTCTGAGAGGATCTTCCCATCTTTTATCTCAATGGTTTTGATCAGCAAGGGTCTCTTCAGTGAACTGCTGTTGGTAAAGGAATTCTCAGTGATCCTGTCGTAGGAAGGTGGCACTGTTCTTTGTGTCAGGAGGAGCCCAGCTGCATAAGCAATGGATGGGTTTAGAAATCTGGGTCAAAAGATCAGAGAAGGGCAGCTTTAAGGAAGAGACTCTTGATTGATTACCCCAAATGATTTGAGAAAGACCACAGAATTTGAAGCTAGGATTCCATAAAGCAAGCAATTCATTAGACAGATATGGCCAGAAGTTGGAAGACCTGAAAGTTGCACTAAGCAAGTGATTTCCATCCATTTGCTTAGAGAGAGAAAGGCAGTCCAAATAAAGAAACTCAACGTTCTCTGATTGataggaaaatattttaaataaacagagtGAGTTATGAAACAAGGATACCAGTGGGAAGAATTTTGGGTGCCCAAAGAGTCTCAAATATATATTTCTCTTCTTTAATCTCTAATGGAATGTGCTAAGAAGTAAACACTGTCACAatgagaaaggaggggggaggaaggaagactGGATTCATATGAATCCCACCCGCACGCACACTACTGAGATGACTTTTATTGCAGTTGCAGAGAATCACGATGGAGTAAGTTTAATATCTTTGCCTATCCTGGAAGTAAACCCTGCACAAATGACACAAGCAAAAGGAGCCCTGGCCTTCACCTGTGGATCTTTCTTCTGAAAAGACAGAGCTTAGTGGCATGCACACAAATGCACCTACCCCTACACACATGCACAGGCCTAGAGCCAAAAATTCAAAGTCTGGTCCTACGAATTTTGAATGAGAAATGTTGATGCTCCAGCATTCACATCTACATGTTGAAGTATTTGAAATTTTTACTGCCAAATCAGTTATTAGTCAGATTATTAACAGTGGCATCTTAAACAAGTCTACCCAGAATCGTACTCAACTCTACTCAGTGGGCCACACTCAGGAACTGCATTGTTAAGTATATCTTGCCTTTTAAATAGTGACTGTTTTACTTGAGTATTTAAATGGggatatgaatattgtttgttatTGCCAATAATTTAGTTATAATTGTGctgattttaaaatctttttcctTCTAATAAAAAGGATGTAGAAAACAGAGTTTGCATGCATTAGATTGTTAGCATCTCTCAAAAGTCAATATTTTTGACTATATGTGGAGCCTGCCAAAATCAAAACCACCTTATCTTAAAGACTGAAATCCAATGTTATTGAATATCAAATACAGTTATCAGACATTCAGCAAATATTTCAACATACAGACACATTGGACATGAAAATTAGCAAAGGGAGATTCTAAAGAGAATTTGTGGAAGTCTCTGTTTTCACTCCTGTCAGAGAGCATGCTCAGATGCAAGGTTAAGGGGACTCAACAAATCAAGAAAGGGCTTGAAAGGAATTAACGTGGGAAGAGAGATAGCAGTGACAGTATAGAAATCTCCGTAGGCGAAAGGACAACAGAAGAGGACAGTTTGAGCAGAGTTAAGCAAGTGTTCGTGTTACCATTTTGCTCAGGGCCTTACCCGTCACAGCATGCAATTTACTTACCTAGCTTGTCAATAGCACTGAGCTGAAGACTTGGAGCCTGACCAACCATCCTGACAGATAAGAGAAGCAGAATACAGATTGCAGGAAGGAAATGGGGAAATACAGGCTGCGCGTCATCCTGTTGTCATTGGAAGCAATTACCTAGTTCCCTTAGCATTGCCCCAAAGTTTGCTGCTCTGCCCCGTCTAAGGCCCCTTCTTTTCTCCACTGTTCCCTACCACACATCATATCCTGGTGATGCCTCACTACTGTAAGATGGTCATGTTCAAAGGGGGTTCCATTAGGACTTTTGATACAGGGAAACACTGAACAATTAAAAACTTTCACTACCATGGTAACACCTGTGTTTTCCTCAACACTCTTAAAGGGTTAGCTCTGAGATTTTCTGGAATACCATCACTCTCCCCTAATGCCAGCAAGCAACACCTGGAACTTTTTACAGCAGATATCATAATATAGTATGAAAACTCATTTTGCTAAATCCCCAATTAAGGATCCAATGCCCTTATGAGGTTTTCCCACTCCAATTGCCTATAGCATATTCTTGCACACTGAACCAAGATCAATCCAGTTCCTTTGCTCATTTTCATCTATATTGTAATTGACTGTTCTGTTCTTATACGTTCATCCTTAAGAGTGATACCATGGAATCTAGGGCTGTCAGCCAGCCAGCAATTAGTGGGAACAAGGACCAGGGAGGGGGCATCATCAGCATGATGGcgttatgtcatttctgggaaaaacccagaagtgacatcacagctctctaggaactgctggaaaATCTGTGGTAAAGCCATCAaaccaacattttttaaaaactttcttttCTTCTGCTGGTAACCAGAGTGGCAACAGGCAATGGGAGATATTCCACCCCAGAAagtacctggcaatcctagtacaTTCCTATGCAGAGAGAAtccagtctaaggccactgaaataaatgggcttagactggagtcactctgcctaggattgcactgacagtatAGGAAGATcacagagctgccatttccttcaggctCCTCCTACTTTCCTAAGTAGAGAGCACAACTCATTTACAAACCCCTGACACCCACAAATAGCAGTGAGTTCAACTAGAGTTTGGATTAGAGCCTTGCTTACcggttctcctctccttccagcAATTTTCTGTAGGTGGCAATTTCTATATCA from Eublepharis macularius isolate TG4126 chromosome 2, MPM_Emac_v1.0, whole genome shotgun sequence harbors:
- the GPBAR1 gene encoding G-protein coupled bile acid receptor 1, which codes for MGNSLAGNKFQELIFWLTRPLSVIIILANLFIILGIVFNRKLHGAINWFFLSLLFADLLAGAALPTVPQLAFENELGYHYCFFIYVAPNFLFLSFLGNLLVVHYAKYVCIIHPLHYHNSWVYRWAAFYILLAWTAPLIFACLPLIWNQWQPHLNCSFSLVFPMPYLYLETYGILIPSILAMAFMCIQVLCIARKQLKNIARLLHSVNRGQAPSALEQQLELRNAKGIAGVSLIFLVCWVPYIACLNISLLAIDYYYVNPHTLTIVTCLGNGSAAAVPIFLSLSNHQYIQFWRDMVCGGCCKGQKYWQKQAMPNAKMPHGNLCILEPNGIQGYPPNEDFKPSPAADESLELAIKFNTQI